The following proteins are encoded in a genomic region of Kosakonia oryzae:
- a CDS encoding glycoside hydrolase family 31 protein encodes MKTLKNWTLQKQAAHHIELLVDGQHTLCLYVLEEHLFRVLLKRKGELALDRTWSIAPHEDVPWEGRSREDVSGFTLPDWTLTQQADTLVVESAQLRVTVHQPLWLEWHYRNAAGEWQWLASDRPTSAYLVNAHGDGVAHYLSRKKEERFYGLGEKAGNLQRNGQRYEMRNLDAMGYNAASTDPLYKHIPFTLTRRDDISYGLFYDNLSSCWLDLGNEIDNYHTAYRRWQAEAGDIDYYIFTGARALDVTKAFVRLTGKTLFGPKWSLGYSGSTMHYTDAPDAQNQLMNFIRLCDEHAIPCDSFQLSSGYTSINGKRYVFNWNYDKVPQPKVMSQAFHAAGLKLAANIKPCLLQDHPRYNEVAEKGLFIRDSENDAPERSSFWDDEGSHLDFTNPQTVAWWQEGVTTQLLEMGIDSTWNDNNEFEVWDGEARCQGFGREIAIKHIRPVMPLLMMRASMEAQQRFAPQKRPYLISRSGCAGMQRYVQTWSGDNRTNWDTLRYNTRMGVGMSLSGLYNVGHDVGGFSGDKPDAELFVRWVQNGVMHPRFTIHSWNDDRTVNEPWMYPAITPAIRNAIELRYRLLPYLYTLLWQAHADDEPMLRPTFLDHEHDQQTFEECDDFLLGRDILVASVVEPGQRERRVWLPANDSGWYDFYSGAWYAPGQWVTLDAPLETLPLLVRAGAGLPMSERISHVDAKADNTRELKLFPLKGTGRSHGLLFEDDGESWGYKDGNALWLEWEMVCSGSSVNLQVRTRGDYRPAWQALKVTLPAGDKRQLLINGVAATEWMFA; translated from the coding sequence ATGAAAACGCTGAAGAACTGGACGTTACAAAAACAGGCGGCTCACCACATTGAGCTGCTGGTGGACGGGCAACACACCTTGTGCCTGTATGTGCTGGAAGAGCATCTGTTCCGCGTGCTGCTAAAACGCAAAGGCGAGCTGGCGCTGGACAGAACCTGGAGCATTGCGCCGCATGAAGATGTGCCGTGGGAAGGCCGCTCGCGCGAAGATGTGTCGGGCTTCACCCTACCCGACTGGACGCTGACGCAGCAGGCCGACACGCTGGTGGTGGAAAGTGCACAGCTACGCGTGACGGTTCATCAGCCGCTGTGGCTGGAGTGGCACTACCGCAATGCGGCGGGCGAGTGGCAGTGGCTGGCGAGCGATCGTCCTACCAGCGCCTATCTGGTGAACGCGCATGGCGATGGCGTGGCGCACTATCTCAGCCGTAAAAAAGAGGAGCGCTTTTACGGTCTTGGTGAAAAAGCGGGCAACCTGCAACGTAACGGCCAGCGCTATGAAATGCGCAACCTTGATGCGATGGGGTATAACGCCGCCAGCACCGATCCGCTGTACAAGCACATTCCCTTTACCCTGACGCGCCGGGACGATATCAGCTACGGCCTGTTTTATGACAACCTCAGCAGTTGCTGGCTGGATCTGGGCAATGAAATCGATAACTACCACACCGCTTACCGCCGCTGGCAGGCCGAAGCCGGTGATATCGATTACTACATTTTTACCGGCGCGCGCGCACTGGATGTGACTAAAGCGTTTGTCCGCCTGACCGGGAAAACGCTGTTCGGGCCGAAATGGAGCCTCGGTTACAGCGGCTCGACCATGCATTACACCGATGCGCCGGATGCACAAAATCAGCTGATGAACTTTATTCGCCTGTGCGACGAACATGCCATTCCGTGCGATTCGTTCCAGCTCTCGTCCGGCTATACCTCGATTAACGGTAAGCGCTACGTCTTTAACTGGAACTACGACAAAGTGCCGCAGCCGAAAGTGATGAGCCAGGCGTTTCACGCGGCCGGGCTGAAGCTGGCAGCGAATATCAAACCCTGCCTGTTGCAGGATCACCCGCGCTATAACGAAGTGGCGGAGAAAGGCCTGTTTATTCGCGATTCGGAAAACGACGCGCCAGAACGTTCCAGCTTCTGGGACGATGAAGGTTCTCATCTCGATTTTACTAACCCGCAGACCGTTGCCTGGTGGCAGGAAGGCGTCACCACGCAACTGCTGGAGATGGGGATTGATTCCACCTGGAACGATAATAATGAATTCGAAGTGTGGGACGGCGAAGCGCGCTGCCAGGGTTTTGGCCGCGAAATCGCCATCAAACATATTCGCCCGGTGATGCCGCTGCTGATGATGCGCGCCTCGATGGAAGCGCAGCAGCGTTTTGCGCCGCAGAAACGCCCGTATCTGATCTCCCGTTCCGGCTGCGCCGGGATGCAGCGCTATGTGCAGACCTGGAGCGGTGATAACCGCACCAACTGGGATACGCTGCGTTATAACACGCGTATGGGCGTCGGCATGAGCCTTTCCGGGTTGTATAACGTCGGTCACGATGTTGGCGGCTTCTCCGGCGATAAACCGGATGCGGAGCTGTTCGTTCGTTGGGTGCAGAACGGCGTGATGCATCCGCGCTTTACCATCCACTCCTGGAACGACGATCGTACGGTCAACGAACCGTGGATGTACCCGGCAATTACGCCAGCGATCCGTAACGCCATTGAGTTGCGCTACCGCCTGTTGCCCTATCTCTACACATTGCTGTGGCAGGCGCACGCCGACGATGAACCGATGCTGCGCCCGACGTTCCTCGATCACGAGCATGACCAACAGACGTTTGAGGAGTGCGACGACTTCCTGCTCGGCCGCGATATTCTGGTCGCCAGCGTGGTTGAACCCGGCCAGCGCGAACGCCGCGTGTGGTTACCGGCCAATGATAGCGGCTGGTATGACTTTTACAGCGGCGCCTGGTATGCGCCGGGTCAGTGGGTAACGCTGGATGCACCGCTGGAAACGCTGCCGCTGCTGGTTCGCGCCGGTGCCGGATTGCCAATGAGCGAGCGCATTAGCCATGTGGATGCCAAAGCGGATAATACCCGTGAGTTGAAACTCTTCCCGCTAAAAGGCACGGGACGTTCCCACGGTCTGTTGTTTGAAGATGACGGCGAGTCCTGGGGATATAAAGATGGCAATGCACTGTGGCTGGAGTGGGAAATGGTTTGCAGCGGCAGCAGCGTGAATTTACAGGTACGCACTCGCGGTGATTATCGCCCGGCCTGGCAGGCGCTGAAAGTGACGCTGCCTGCGGGGGATAAACGCCAGTTATTGATCAATGGCGTGGCGGCGACGGAGTGGATGTTTGCATAA
- a CDS encoding ABC-F family ATPase — protein MLVTSNVTMQFGSKPLFENISVKFGGGNRYGLIGANGSGKSTFMKILGGDLEPTLGNVSLDPNERIGKLRQDQFAFEAFSVLDTVIMGHAELWEVKQERDRIYGLAEMSEEDGYKVADLEVQYGEMDGYSAEARAGELLLGVGIPVEQHYGPMSEVAPGWKLRVLLAQALFANPDILLLDEPTNNLDIDTIRWLEQVLNERDSTMIIISHDRHFLNMVCTHMADLDYGELRVYPGNYDEYMTAATQARERLLADNAKKKAQIAELQSFVSRFSANASKSRQATSRARQIDKIKLDEVKASSRQNPFIRFEQDKKLFRNALEVEQLAKGFDNGPLFKNFNLLLEVGEKVAVLGTNGVGKSTLLKTLVGDLQPDNGTVKWSENASIGYYAQDHAADFDNDLTVFDWMSQWKQEGDDEQAVRSILGRLLFSQDDIKKPAKVLSGGEKGRMLFGKLMMEKPNILVMDEPTNHLDMESIESLNMALEMYQGTLIFVSHDREFVSSLATRVIEITPQRVVDFTGNYEDYLRSQGIE, from the coding sequence GTGTTAGTCACCAGCAACGTCACCATGCAGTTCGGCAGCAAGCCGCTGTTCGAAAACATTTCCGTCAAATTCGGCGGCGGCAACCGTTATGGCCTGATCGGCGCTAACGGGAGCGGAAAATCCACCTTTATGAAGATCCTCGGCGGTGATTTAGAACCGACGCTGGGGAACGTCTCCCTCGATCCGAACGAGCGTATCGGTAAGCTGCGCCAGGATCAGTTTGCCTTTGAAGCGTTCAGCGTGCTCGACACGGTGATCATGGGCCACGCCGAACTGTGGGAAGTGAAACAGGAACGCGATCGCATCTACGGCCTGGCTGAGATGAGCGAAGAAGATGGCTATAAAGTGGCCGATCTTGAAGTGCAGTACGGCGAAATGGACGGTTACTCCGCCGAAGCGCGCGCGGGCGAGCTGCTGCTCGGTGTTGGCATTCCGGTAGAACAACACTACGGCCCGATGAGCGAAGTGGCGCCAGGCTGGAAGCTCCGCGTGCTGCTGGCGCAGGCGCTGTTCGCTAACCCGGACATTCTGCTGCTCGATGAACCGACCAACAACCTGGACATCGATACCATTCGCTGGCTGGAGCAGGTGCTGAACGAGCGTGACAGCACCATGATCATCATTTCGCACGACCGTCACTTCCTCAACATGGTCTGTACCCACATGGCGGATCTCGACTACGGCGAGCTGCGCGTTTACCCGGGTAACTATGATGAGTACATGACGGCGGCAACGCAGGCGCGCGAACGCCTGCTGGCGGATAACGCCAAGAAGAAAGCGCAAATCGCCGAGCTGCAATCCTTTGTCAGCCGCTTTAGCGCCAACGCCTCGAAATCTCGCCAGGCAACTTCCCGCGCCCGTCAGATTGATAAGATCAAACTGGATGAAGTGAAAGCCTCCAGCCGTCAGAACCCGTTTATCCGCTTCGAACAGGACAAGAAATTGTTCCGTAATGCGCTGGAAGTGGAGCAACTGGCGAAAGGTTTTGATAACGGCCCACTGTTTAAAAACTTCAACCTGCTGCTGGAAGTGGGCGAGAAAGTGGCGGTGCTCGGTACTAACGGCGTGGGTAAATCCACCCTGCTGAAAACGCTGGTCGGCGATTTACAGCCGGATAACGGAACGGTGAAATGGTCGGAAAATGCCAGCATCGGTTATTACGCGCAGGATCATGCCGCAGACTTTGATAACGATCTGACCGTGTTCGACTGGATGAGCCAGTGGAAACAGGAAGGCGATGACGAGCAGGCGGTGCGCAGTATTCTCGGTCGTTTGCTGTTCAGCCAGGACGATATCAAGAAACCGGCGAAGGTGCTTTCCGGTGGTGAGAAGGGCCGCATGCTGTTCGGTAAACTGATGATGGAAAAACCGAATATCCTGGTGATGGACGAACCAACCAACCACCTCGATATGGAATCCATCGAGTCACTGAACATGGCGCTGGAGATGTATCAAGGCACGCTGATCTTCGTTTCTCACGACCGTGAATTCGTAAGCTCGCTGGCAACCCGCGTGATTGAGATTACGCCGCAGCGCGTGGTGGATTTCACCGGGAATTACGAGGATTATTTGCGCAGTCAGGGCATCGAATAA
- the ldtB gene encoding L,D-transpeptidase, whose translation MNMKIKTLFAAALAVVGFCNNASAVTYPLPTDGSRLIGQNQVVTIPEGNTQPLEYYAAEYQMGLSNMLEANPGIDAYLPKGGTVMNVPQQLILPDTVHEGIVINSAEMRLYYYPKGTNTVIVLPIGIGQLGKDTPIAWTTKVERKKAGPTWTPTAKMHAEYIAAGQPLPAVVPAGPDNPMGLYALYIGRLYAIHGTNANFGIGLRVSHGCVRLRNDDIKFLFENVPVGTRVQFIDEPVKATTEPDGSRYIEVHNPLSTTEAQFNGGEIVPIALTKAVQAVTSQPDVDSNIVDQAVQNRSGMPVRLN comes from the coding sequence ATGAACATGAAAATAAAAACCCTTTTCGCGGCGGCTTTGGCTGTCGTGGGATTTTGCAATAATGCGTCTGCTGTTACTTATCCGCTGCCGACAGACGGTAGCCGTTTGATTGGTCAGAACCAGGTTGTCACTATCCCGGAAGGCAATACGCAGCCTCTGGAATATTACGCCGCTGAATATCAGATGGGCCTGTCCAACATGCTGGAAGCCAACCCGGGCATTGATGCCTACCTGCCGAAAGGCGGCACGGTAATGAACGTTCCGCAGCAGTTGATCCTGCCGGATACCGTGCACGAAGGCATTGTCATCAACAGCGCAGAAATGCGTCTCTACTACTACCCGAAAGGCACCAACACGGTGATCGTGCTGCCTATCGGTATCGGCCAGCTCGGGAAAGATACCCCGATCGCCTGGACCACCAAAGTTGAACGTAAGAAAGCCGGCCCGACATGGACGCCGACCGCGAAAATGCATGCGGAATACATTGCAGCAGGTCAACCGCTGCCGGCAGTGGTTCCGGCAGGCCCGGACAACCCGATGGGCCTGTATGCGCTCTATATCGGCCGTCTGTATGCGATCCACGGCACCAACGCCAACTTCGGTATCGGCCTGCGCGTAAGCCACGGCTGCGTGCGTCTGCGTAACGACGACATCAAATTCCTGTTCGAAAACGTGCCGGTCGGCACCCGCGTACAGTTCATTGATGAGCCAGTAAAAGCGACCACCGAGCCGGATGGCAGCCGCTATATCGAAGTTCACAACCCGCTGTCCACCACCGAAGCGCAGTTCAACGGCGGCGAAATTGTGCCGATCGCGCTGACCAAAGCGGTACAGGCCGTCACCAGCCAGCCTGATGTGGATTCAAACATTGTCGATCAGGCAGTGCAGAACCGTTCCGGTATGCCGGTACGTCTGAACTAA
- a CDS encoding GntR family transcriptional regulator: MAAKYITIAREIKRRILSQHYAASAPLPDQFALAAEFNTSRMTIQQAMRQLIVEGLVYTRQGQGTFIRKNFLQLSRWDLPGSDYFGATKTWENVGEVTSKIIRFELRFPSEKEQASLLVGPDDPVYDFIRLRMLEGEPVSLEFTLMPVNLVPGLNRGHLESSVFRYVQEELALKIMGSYRIVRALKPWAEDKQYLNCEETDPVLEVEQVIYLEDGTPLEYAHCHYRYDHGGIIVVNNG; this comes from the coding sequence ATGGCGGCAAAATACATCACGATTGCGCGCGAGATTAAGCGCCGCATTCTCAGCCAGCACTACGCGGCCAGCGCACCGTTACCGGATCAATTTGCGCTGGCGGCAGAGTTTAATACCAGCCGGATGACGATCCAGCAGGCGATGCGCCAGCTGATTGTGGAGGGGCTGGTCTATACCCGGCAAGGGCAGGGCACGTTCATCCGCAAAAACTTTCTTCAGTTGTCGCGCTGGGATCTGCCCGGCAGCGACTATTTTGGTGCCACCAAAACCTGGGAGAACGTTGGCGAAGTGACGAGTAAAATCATTCGCTTCGAACTGCGTTTTCCCAGTGAGAAAGAGCAGGCATCGCTGCTGGTGGGGCCGGACGATCCGGTATATGACTTTATCCGTTTGCGCATGCTGGAAGGCGAACCAGTGTCGCTGGAGTTCACGCTGATGCCGGTCAATCTGGTGCCGGGGCTGAATCGCGGGCATCTGGAAAGCTCCGTTTTTCGTTATGTGCAGGAAGAGCTGGCGCTGAAGATCATGGGTTCGTATCGCATTGTGCGCGCGCTGAAACCCTGGGCGGAGGATAAACAGTATTTGAACTGTGAAGAGACCGATCCGGTGCTGGAAGTGGAACAGGTGATTTATCTGGAAGACGGCACGCCGTTGGAGTATGCCCATTGCCATTATCGCTACGATCACGGCGGGATAATTGTGGTCAATAACGGGTGA
- a CDS encoding PTS sugar transporter subunit IIC: MSETKITPNMQSFVDKFVDFSARLANQVHLRSLRDAFAAVMPIFILAGLAVLINNVIFPWVLEGETLARFKVWGEAVINGTLNIAALLIAPMTAWSLARNKNFANPVSAVVIALSSFIIMMPMQLEVVPVGAKATVSVTQMLAFTNIGSTGIFAGVIIGLLSTELFIRVAGVKRFSISLGENVPAAVGQSFSSLIPAIITLSLFAIVAALLANLLHTDLIHLITTLIQQPLRQINTSLPGTLFIYSFGNFLFTLGIHQTVVNGVILEPLLLINTNENMLAFANGQPIPHIINNIFVPTFGMIGGTGSTISLLIAIFLFAKQQSAKQVARLAISPGLFNINEPVIFGLPIVFNLPLMIPFVLLPALGIWFAWLCTTLGWMSRCVVMIPWTTPPILSAWLATAGDWRAVVVQLIIIVFGVFFYLPFLKIAERVALKNNGIQ; this comes from the coding sequence ATGTCTGAAACTAAAATCACGCCGAATATGCAGTCATTCGTCGATAAGTTCGTCGATTTTTCCGCCCGCCTGGCAAACCAGGTGCATCTGCGTTCCCTGCGCGACGCCTTTGCGGCAGTGATGCCGATTTTTATCCTTGCCGGGTTGGCGGTGCTGATCAACAACGTCATTTTTCCCTGGGTGCTGGAAGGGGAAACGCTGGCGCGTTTTAAAGTGTGGGGCGAAGCGGTGATCAACGGAACGCTGAATATTGCCGCGCTGCTGATCGCGCCGATGACGGCCTGGTCACTGGCGCGGAATAAAAACTTCGCTAATCCGGTGTCGGCGGTGGTCATTGCGCTGTCCAGTTTTATTATCATGATGCCGATGCAACTTGAGGTGGTGCCGGTGGGCGCGAAAGCCACGGTCAGCGTGACGCAGATGCTGGCTTTTACTAACATCGGCTCGACCGGGATTTTTGCCGGGGTGATTATCGGGCTGCTCTCCACCGAGCTGTTTATTCGTGTCGCCGGCGTGAAACGGTTTTCAATTTCGCTGGGCGAGAATGTGCCTGCGGCGGTAGGGCAATCTTTCTCCTCGCTGATCCCGGCCATTATTACCCTGTCGCTGTTTGCCATCGTTGCCGCGCTGCTGGCGAACCTGCTGCACACCGATTTGATCCACCTGATCACCACGCTTATCCAGCAACCGCTACGGCAGATCAACACCAGCCTGCCGGGCACACTGTTTATCTATAGCTTCGGCAACTTCCTGTTTACGCTGGGCATCCACCAGACGGTGGTCAACGGCGTGATCCTGGAGCCGCTTTTGCTGATCAACACCAACGAAAATATGCTGGCGTTCGCCAACGGGCAGCCGATCCCGCATATCATCAACAATATCTTCGTTCCGACCTTTGGCATGATTGGCGGCACCGGCAGTACCATTTCCCTGCTGATCGCCATCTTTCTCTTTGCGAAACAGCAATCGGCGAAACAGGTGGCGCGCCTCGCCATTTCGCCGGGGCTGTTTAATATTAACGAGCCGGTGATTTTCGGCTTGCCGATCGTGTTCAACCTGCCGCTGATGATCCCGTTTGTGCTACTGCCTGCGCTTGGCATCTGGTTTGCCTGGCTCTGTACAACGCTGGGCTGGATGTCGCGTTGCGTGGTGATGATCCCATGGACGACACCGCCGATTCTCAGCGCCTGGCTGGCAACGGCGGGCGACTGGCGGGCGGTGGTGGTGCAGTTGATCATCATTGTCTTTGGTGTATTCTTTTACCTGCCTTTCCTCAAAATTGCCGAGCGAGTGGCCTTGAAAAACAATGGGATACAATAA
- a CDS encoding glycoside hydrolase family 1 protein translates to MSKTLPAGFLWGNSVSSMQTEGAWNEGGKGMSVYDIREASEFASDWKVATDSYHRYREDFDLMQDLGMNCYRFQIAWSRVCPQGDGEFNEEGIAFYDRFIDDLLARGIEPMVCLYHFDMPLALAQQYNGFADRHVQDAFVRYGKKMIDCFGSRVKFWLTFNEQNIYHMPGAFQVGGYLKGEKTLRELYQIQHHVMMSHVLLTHYLHETQPGRLMGGMLAHQLIYPATCKPRDVFCATQYDEFLNQNLLRVFAGQGYSPEVLAVVDREGFRDIYRDEDLAQIARVKNDFMAFSYYASKTLDSDAISPETPVNYYLQQGDKANPYLEATEWGWQIDPLGFRAIITRYYNDWRLPVFPIENGIGVIEEWDGVNPIDDDYRIAYHRDHIQAMQDAIFIDGAQVIGYLGWGLIDILSSQGDMRKRYGVVYVNRENHDLKDMKRVPKKSYRWLQQVIRSNGRDM, encoded by the coding sequence ATGAGCAAAACGTTACCGGCCGGCTTCCTGTGGGGGAATTCCGTTTCCAGCATGCAGACTGAAGGAGCATGGAATGAGGGCGGGAAAGGGATGTCGGTGTATGACATCCGTGAAGCCAGCGAATTTGCCTCAGACTGGAAAGTCGCCACCGATTCTTACCATCGCTACCGCGAAGATTTCGATCTAATGCAGGATCTGGGCATGAATTGCTACCGCTTCCAGATAGCCTGGAGCCGCGTTTGTCCGCAGGGCGACGGCGAGTTCAACGAAGAGGGGATCGCCTTTTACGACCGCTTTATTGACGATCTGCTGGCGCGCGGCATTGAACCGATGGTGTGTCTCTACCACTTTGATATGCCGCTGGCACTGGCGCAGCAGTACAACGGTTTTGCCGATCGACATGTGCAGGACGCCTTTGTGCGCTACGGCAAAAAAATGATCGATTGCTTCGGCAGCCGGGTGAAGTTCTGGCTGACCTTCAATGAGCAGAACATTTACCACATGCCGGGCGCGTTCCAGGTGGGCGGCTATCTCAAGGGCGAGAAAACCCTGCGCGAGCTGTACCAGATCCAGCATCACGTGATGATGTCGCATGTGCTGCTCACCCACTATCTGCACGAGACGCAACCCGGACGCCTGATGGGCGGCATGCTGGCGCATCAACTGATTTATCCGGCGACCTGCAAGCCGCGCGATGTTTTTTGCGCGACCCAGTATGACGAGTTTCTCAACCAGAATTTGCTGCGGGTGTTTGCCGGGCAGGGCTACAGCCCGGAAGTGCTGGCGGTCGTCGATCGCGAAGGTTTCCGCGATATCTATCGCGATGAGGATCTGGCGCAAATCGCCCGCGTGAAAAACGACTTTATGGCGTTCAGCTATTACGCCAGTAAAACCCTCGATAGCGACGCCATCTCGCCAGAAACCCCGGTCAACTACTACCTGCAACAGGGCGATAAAGCCAACCCGTACCTTGAAGCCACCGAATGGGGTTGGCAGATAGATCCTCTCGGTTTTCGCGCCATTATCACCCGTTACTACAACGACTGGCGTTTGCCGGTGTTCCCGATTGAAAACGGTATTGGTGTGATTGAGGAGTGGGACGGCGTAAACCCCATCGATGACGACTACCGCATTGCCTACCACCGCGACCATATCCAGGCGATGCAGGATGCCATTTTCATTGATGGCGCACAGGTGATTGGCTATCTCGGCTGGGGCTTAATCGACATTCTCAGTTCACAGGGCGATATGCGTAAGCGCTACGGCGTGGTGTATGTGAACCGGGAAAACCACGATCTGAAAGATATGAAACGCGTACCGAAGAAGAGTTATCGCTGGCTGCAACAGGTGATCCGCAGTAACGGGCGCGACATGTAA
- a CDS encoding aldo/keto reductase — protein sequence MRYQKLGNTGLFVSELCLGTMTFGGEGGMWGKIGQLQQAQAEQLIGRALDAGINFIDTANVYSEGRSEEITGQALKNLKVPRENVVVATKVFGETGTAGVNSRGSSRYHIINSVKESLRRLQLDHIDLYQLHGFDPATPIEETLYALDNLVQHGHVRYIGVSNWAAWQITKALGISERLGLARFASLQAYYTIAGRDLERELVPMMQSEGVGLMVWSPLAGGLLSGKYDRDGNGEAGGRRLEFDFPPVNKDRAFDCVDVMRTIADSKGVSVAQIALAWLLHQPVVSSVIIGAKRQEQLDDNLAATAIRLSADELQQLDAVSALPREYPGWMLERQGEYRRNQLKQQ from the coding sequence ATGCGCTATCAAAAATTGGGTAATACCGGACTGTTTGTTTCTGAGTTATGCCTCGGCACCATGACCTTCGGCGGCGAAGGCGGAATGTGGGGCAAAATTGGCCAGCTACAGCAGGCGCAGGCGGAGCAGTTGATTGGCCGCGCGCTTGATGCGGGCATTAACTTTATCGATACCGCCAATGTTTACTCAGAAGGGCGCTCGGAAGAGATCACCGGCCAGGCGCTGAAGAACCTGAAAGTCCCGCGTGAAAACGTGGTTGTCGCCACCAAAGTGTTTGGTGAAACCGGTACCGCCGGGGTGAACTCGCGCGGCAGTTCGCGCTATCACATTATCAACAGCGTGAAAGAGAGCCTGCGCCGCTTGCAGCTCGATCATATTGATCTTTATCAACTGCACGGTTTTGATCCGGCGACGCCGATCGAAGAGACGCTCTACGCACTGGATAATCTGGTGCAGCATGGGCATGTGCGCTATATCGGCGTCTCTAACTGGGCGGCGTGGCAGATTACCAAGGCGCTGGGGATCTCTGAACGGCTTGGGCTGGCGCGTTTTGCCTCGTTGCAGGCCTACTACACCATTGCCGGTCGCGATCTGGAACGCGAGCTGGTGCCGATGATGCAGAGCGAAGGCGTCGGGTTGATGGTCTGGAGCCCACTGGCCGGAGGCTTGCTGAGCGGTAAATACGATCGCGATGGCAATGGGGAAGCGGGCGGTCGTCGGCTGGAGTTTGATTTCCCGCCGGTGAATAAAGATCGCGCCTTTGACTGTGTGGATGTGATGCGCACCATTGCCGACAGTAAAGGCGTTTCGGTAGCGCAAATCGCGCTGGCCTGGCTGTTGCATCAGCCGGTCGTCAGTAGCGTGATCATTGGCGCTAAACGGCAGGAACAACTGGATGACAACCTTGCCGCCACCGCGATTCGTTTAAGTGCCGATGAGCTGCAACAGCTTGACGCCGTAAGCGCGCTGCCGCGCGAATATCCCGGCTGGATGCTGGAACGTCAGGGCGAATATCGTCGTAATCAGTTAAAACAGCAGTAA
- a CDS encoding efflux transporter outer membrane subunit: MRWRRFPVTLLSLWLAGCAVGPDYRPPQPQTPARWNDPGDRAVKSQVSMQALNPRWWTTFQSPQLNSLIERAIAGNLSLQQTVLRIAGAREQINQAGGAFLPSVNGSLKATRQQLGLEGELKSHDVYGQLDNADPAISGALGALTQPVNLYQGSFDAQWELDLWGKVRRQVEAASAQQQQTIEQRNDALVSLEAEVARAWLQLRGAQGIIATLNTQIDSAQQTFTLTENRQKGGLSPQMDVENARAQVGNLEAQLPQYQAQERQAMNALAILLGKPPGALDSELRNAQPLPALPEIVPTGIPSTLARRRPDVREAEASLHAATAQIGVSVAELFPSLSLSGQFGLRNSETNWLTDWSSHFYSFGPQISIPIFQGGRLVSSVKLARAQQGAAVLNYRQTVLSALGDVENALVSYRADQQREAGLDKTINALQSAFDLASDSYRKGIASFIDVLDAQRQLAQASQQREEARVQSSLDLVALYKALGGGWEPYQNVQLPDYKVFGDAPRG; the protein is encoded by the coding sequence ATGAGGTGGCGTCGTTTTCCCGTAACCCTGTTATCGCTGTGGCTGGCAGGCTGTGCCGTGGGGCCGGATTACCGGCCGCCGCAACCGCAAACGCCTGCGCGCTGGAACGATCCGGGAGACCGTGCGGTGAAGTCGCAGGTTTCCATGCAGGCGCTTAACCCGCGCTGGTGGACCACGTTTCAGTCGCCGCAGCTCAACAGCCTGATTGAACGGGCGATTGCCGGTAACCTGTCGCTGCAACAAACCGTGCTGCGAATTGCTGGCGCGCGCGAGCAAATCAATCAGGCTGGCGGCGCGTTTCTGCCGTCGGTCAACGGTTCGCTGAAAGCCACGCGTCAGCAGCTTGGCCTTGAAGGTGAGCTGAAATCTCATGATGTTTATGGGCAACTGGATAATGCCGATCCGGCCATCAGCGGTGCGCTGGGCGCGTTAACCCAGCCGGTGAATCTCTACCAGGGCAGCTTTGATGCGCAGTGGGAATTGGACTTGTGGGGTAAAGTGCGCCGTCAGGTAGAAGCCGCCTCCGCGCAGCAACAGCAGACAATAGAACAACGTAATGATGCTTTGGTGTCGCTGGAAGCGGAAGTGGCGCGCGCCTGGCTGCAACTGCGCGGCGCGCAGGGCATTATCGCCACGCTGAATACGCAAATCGACAGTGCGCAACAGACTTTTACTCTGACGGAGAATCGCCAGAAAGGCGGGTTATCGCCGCAGATGGATGTAGAAAATGCCCGTGCGCAGGTCGGTAATCTTGAGGCGCAACTGCCGCAGTACCAGGCGCAGGAGCGCCAGGCGATGAATGCGCTGGCAATCCTGCTGGGTAAACCGCCGGGCGCACTGGATAGCGAACTGCGTAACGCGCAGCCGCTTCCGGCATTGCCGGAAATTGTGCCGACCGGTATTCCTTCGACGCTGGCGCGTCGTCGCCCGGACGTGCGCGAAGCCGAGGCCAGCCTGCATGCCGCTACGGCACAGATTGGCGTTTCGGTTGCCGAGCTATTCCCGAGTTTGTCGCTGAGCGGCCAGTTTGGCCTGCGCAACAGTGAAACCAACTGGCTGACCGACTGGAGCAGCCACTTCTACAGCTTTGGCCCGCAGATTTCGATTCCGATCTTCCAGGGCGGACGGCTGGTGTCGAGCGTTAAGCTGGCACGCGCGCAGCAGGGCGCGGCGGTGCTCAATTATCGCCAGACGGTACTAAGCGCATTAGGCGATGTGGAAAATGCGCTGGTCAGCTATCGCGCCGATCAGCAGCGGGAAGCGGGGCTGGATAAAACAATCAACGCTCTGCAAAGCGCTTTTGACCTTGCCAGCGACAGCTACCGCAAAGGGATCGCCAGCTTTATTGACGTGCTGGATGCGCAACGTCAGCTGGCGCAGGCTAGCCAGCAGCGTGAGGAGGCGCGCGTGCAGAGTAGCCTTGACCTCGTGGCACTCTACAAGGCGCTCGGCGGCGGTTGGGAACCGTATCAAAATGTGCAACTGCCTGATTACAAAGTCTTTGGTGATGCGCCGCGCGGATAA